A region from the Pithys albifrons albifrons isolate INPA30051 chromosome Z, PitAlb_v1, whole genome shotgun sequence genome encodes:
- the TMEM174 gene encoding transmembrane protein 174 isoform X3 produces the protein MEQNNNNVEDFSLNVFSVTPCRPNRSDAQVSDGDKAGTTLLFSGVFLGLVGITFTVMGWIKYDGITHLEWTQLLGPILLSVGVTFILIAVCKFNMLTCKPCKEREENMSDLDQTASGQSFVFTGINQPITFHGATVVQYIPPPYPSQEGIAMSPSYLHPVLSCCSAVSSSASPVPTPGSPHFCPAYPLDNLAFTGDENFTTYPAENTRNHRSEDSSDETEELGEDYTCNNLSPPRYEEIYPLSS, from the exons ATGgagcaaaacaacaacaatgtAGAAGACTTCTCTTTGAATGTCTTTTCTGTCACTCCTTGTCGGCCAAACAGATCTGATGCCCAGGTGTCAGATGGGGATAAAGCTGGCACCACTCTGCTCTTTTCAGGTGTGTTTTTGGGACTGGTGGGGATCACTTTCACCGTGATGGGATGGATAAAATACGATGGCATTACTCATCTGGAATGGACTCAGTTACTCGGGCCTATTCTGCTATCTGTTGGGGTGACCTTTATTCTGATTGCTGTTTGTAAATTTAATATGCTTACATGCAAACCCtgtaaagaaagagaggaaaatatgtCAGACCTTGACCAGACTGCAAGCGGACAGTCCTTTGTCTTCACTGGCATTAACCAGCCTATAACTTTTCATGGTGCCACAGTGGTACAGTACATCCCTCCACCGTACCCATCCCAGGAAGGCATTGCTATGAGTCCCAGCTACCTTCACCCAGTGCTtagctgctgcagtgctgtttcCTCCAGTGCCTCTCCGGTTCCCACCCCAGGCTCTCCTCACTTCTGCCCTGCTTACCCACTGGATAACCTGGCTTTTACTGGAGATGAGAACTTCACTACTTATCCTGCAGAGAACACCAGGAATCACAG GTCAGAGGACAGCTCTGATGAGACAGAAGAACTGGGGGAAGACTATACCTGTAATAACTTGTCACCTCCACGTTATGAGGAAATATACCCACTATCTTCATAA
- the TMEM174 gene encoding transmembrane protein 174 isoform X1 — translation MEQNNNNVEDFSLNVFSVTPCRPNRSDAQVSDGDKAGTTLLFSVVQYIPPPYPSQEGIAMSPSYLHPVLSCCSAVSSSASPVPTPGSPHFCPAYPLDNLAFTGDENFTTYPAENTRNHRSEDSSDETEELGEDYTCNNLSPPRYEEIYPLSS, via the exons ATGgagcaaaacaacaacaatgtAGAAGACTTCTCTTTGAATGTCTTTTCTGTCACTCCTTGTCGGCCAAACAGATCTGATGCCCAGGTGTCAGATGGGGATAAAGCTGGCACCACTCTGCTCTTTTCAG TGGTACAGTACATCCCTCCACCGTACCCATCCCAGGAAGGCATTGCTATGAGTCCCAGCTACCTTCACCCAGTGCTtagctgctgcagtgctgtttcCTCCAGTGCCTCTCCGGTTCCCACCCCAGGCTCTCCTCACTTCTGCCCTGCTTACCCACTGGATAACCTGGCTTTTACTGGAGATGAGAACTTCACTACTTATCCTGCAGAGAACACCAGGAATCACAG GTCAGAGGACAGCTCTGATGAGACAGAAGAACTGGGGGAAGACTATACCTGTAATAACTTGTCACCTCCACGTTATGAGGAAATATACCCACTATCTTCATAA
- the TMEM174 gene encoding transmembrane protein 174 isoform X2, whose translation MEQNNNNVEDFSLNVFSVTPCRPNRSDAQVSDGDKAGTTLLFSGSPHFCPAYPLDNLAFTGDENFTTYPAENTRNHRSEDSSDETEELGEDYTCNNLSPPRYEEIYPLSS comes from the exons ATGgagcaaaacaacaacaatgtAGAAGACTTCTCTTTGAATGTCTTTTCTGTCACTCCTTGTCGGCCAAACAGATCTGATGCCCAGGTGTCAGATGGGGATAAAGCTGGCACCACTCTGCTCTTTTCAG GCTCTCCTCACTTCTGCCCTGCTTACCCACTGGATAACCTGGCTTTTACTGGAGATGAGAACTTCACTACTTATCCTGCAGAGAACACCAGGAATCACAG GTCAGAGGACAGCTCTGATGAGACAGAAGAACTGGGGGAAGACTATACCTGTAATAACTTGTCACCTCCACGTTATGAGGAAATATACCCACTATCTTCATAA